One genomic segment of Hemiscyllium ocellatum isolate sHemOce1 chromosome 49, sHemOce1.pat.X.cur, whole genome shotgun sequence includes these proteins:
- the LOC132837305 gene encoding histone H1-like, which translates to MSDSAAAETAPPASAPIKAKAPKKKVTAPRKRTPGPGLGELILNVVGDIKDRKGTSLSAVKKALERRGIDVEKRKVQIKMSIRRCLANGSLVLVKGQGVSGSFKLPKNAVKAKAGKKAGTSAAAKKPAVKKSPAKKATAKKSQAKKATAKKSPIKKATAKKSPARKASGKKTAPPKKASLQGCIQSQLEGGLSVTLNTEHHSSLSIDSSS; encoded by the exons ATGAGCGACAGTGCAGCCGCCGAAACAGCTCCTCCAGCTTCTGCTCCCATCAAAGCCAAGGCTCCCAAGAAGAAGGTGACGGCTCCCAGGAAAAGAACACCCGGTCCCGGGTTGGGAGAGCTGATTCTGAACGTTGTCGGGGATATTAAGGATCGCAAAGGGACGTCTCTGTCCGCTGTAAAGAAGGCGCTGGAGAGAAGAGGGATCGATGTGGAGAAGCGGAAGGTCCAGATTAAGATGAGTATCAGGAGGTGCCTGGCGAACGGCTCCCTTGTTCTGGTCAAGGGCCAGGGCGTCTCCGGCTCCTTCAAACTTCCTAAGAATGCAGTCAAGGCAAAAGCGGGAAAGAAGGCGGGAACATCAGCGGCCGCCAAGAAACCGGCCGTGAAGAAATCACCCGCCAAGAAGGCCACAGCAAAGAAATCCCAGGCCAAGAAAGCGACAGCCAAGAAATCCCCCATCAAGAAAGCGACAGCCAAGAAATCCCCAGCCAGGAAAGCGAGCGGCAAGAAGACGGCACCGCCAAAGAAAGCG AGCTTACAGGGCTGCATCCAATCCCAGCTCGAGGGCGGGCTCTCCGTTACCTTAAATACGGAGCACCACAGCAGCCTCAGCATTGACAGCAGCAGC
- the LOC132837141 gene encoding histone H3: protein MARTKQTARKSTGGKAPRKQLATKAARKSAPATGGVKKPHRYRPGTVALREIRRYQKSTELLIRKLPFQRLVREIAQDFKTDLRFQSSAVMALQEASEAYLVGLFEDTNLCAIHAKRVTIMPKDIQLARRIRGERA, encoded by the coding sequence ATGGCTCGAACTAAGCAGACAGCGCGCAAATCCACCGGAGGGAAAGCTCCCCGCAAGCAGCTGGCGACCAAAGCGGCCCGCAAGAGCGCTCCGGCCACGGGCGGAGTGAAGAAACCTCATCGCTACAGGCCCGGCACGGTGGCTCTGCGGGAGATCCGCCGCTACCAGAAATCCACCGAGCTGCTGATCCGCAAACTGCCCTTCCAGCGCCTGGTGCGAGAGATCGCTCAGGACTTCAAGACCGACCTGCGCTTCCAGAGCTCGGCGGTGATGGCCCTGCAGGAGGCCAGCGAGGCTTACCTGGTGGGACTGTTTGAGGACACCAACCTGTGCGCCATCCACGCCAAGCGAGTCACCATCATGCCCAAAGACATCCAGCTGGCCCGCCGGATCCGCGGGGAGCGCGCCTAA